One window of Amyelois transitella isolate CPQ chromosome 7, ilAmyTran1.1, whole genome shotgun sequence genomic DNA carries:
- the LOC106131970 gene encoding histidine-rich glycoprotein-like has protein sequence MISRKFSFKIFFQTLLLVAIIAACQAAEHAYSSQSITVHHEVKEHKHEPEHKHEHKQEHKQEHKQEHKQEHKQEHKQEHKHENKQEHHDHKPAYSSQKIERHDIPAHPPKGFNEHHGHAKYEFEYKVHDPHTHDVKHQHESRDGHAVHGVYSLHEADGSIRSVKYSADKKTGFQADVKHTTKHIEDHHHHH, from the exons ATGA TATCgcgaaaattttcatttaaaattttctttcagACACTACTTCTTGTTGCTATTATTGCGGCCTGCCAAGCCGCAGAGCACGCTTACTCCTCTCAAAGTATCACAGTTCATCATGAGGTTAAGGAACATAAACATGAACCTGAGCATAAGCACGAGCATAAACAAGAGCATAAGCAAGAGCACAAGCAAGAGCACAAGCAAGAACACAAGCAGGAGCACAAGCAAGAGCACAAACATGAAAACAAACAAGAACACCATGACCACAAACCTGCCTACTCTTCACAGAAAATCGAGCGCCATGACATTCCCGCTCACCCACCAAAGGGCTTCAATGAACATCAT GGTCACGCTAAGTACGAATTCGAGTACAAAGTTCACGACCCTCACACGCACGACGTGAAGCACCAGCACGAGTCTCGTGACGGACACGCCGTGCACGGGGTCTACAGTCTGCATGAAGCTGACGGCTCCATCAGGTCTGTCAAGTACTCCGCTGATAAAAAGACTGG attcCAAGCTGATGTGAAACACACTACCAAGCACATTGAagatcatcatcatcaccattga
- the LOC106131990 gene encoding uncharacterized histidine-rich protein DDB_G0274557-like, protein MYFKVLSLAAFVAVASARPQHGHEHGHAYSSQSIVLHHSQPHEVHHEPAHHDHKQLVLVHQPVHAPEHKHEEHHEEHHVDYYAIPKYVYEYKVEDPHTHDNKYQHETRDHDVVKGEYSLHQPDGRIRIVKYTADKHNGFNAEVKYEGHAQHIVPEHHYHH, encoded by the exons ATGTATTTCAAG GTACTCTCCCTTGCTGCTTTCGTGGCCGTAGCATCAGCTCGCCCCCAACACGGTCACGAGCACGGCCACGCGTACTCCTCACAGAGCATCGTGCTGCACCACAGTCAGCCGCATGAAGTGCACCACGAGCCCGCCCACCACGACCACAAGCAGCTCGTGCTCGTGCACCAGCCAGTGCACGCGCCCGAACACAAGCACGAGGAACATCATGAGGAACACCACGTTGACTACTAT GCCATTCCGAAATACGTTTACGAATACAAAGTAGAGGACCCCCACACCCACGACAACAAGTACCAGCACGAGACCCGCGACCACGACGTCGTCAAGGGAGAGTACAGTCTGCACCAGCCCGACGGCAGGATCAGGATCGTCAAGTACACCGCCGACAAACACAATGG TTTCAACGCTGAAGTGAAATATGAGGGTCATGCCCAACACATCGTGCCTGAACACCACtatcatcattaa
- the LOC106132001 gene encoding cuticle protein 19-like, with amino-acid sequence MYSKIVLFAAVLVFVSARPQDGHKEQHDHHVDYYAIPKYTYEYKVEDPHTHDNKYQHETRDHDVVKGVYSLHQPDGTVRIVHYTADKHNGFQADVKYEGHAKHIVPEHHHHH; translated from the exons ATGTATTCAAAG ATAGTATTGTTTGCCGCGGTGCTGGTTTTCGTCTCAGCTCGCCCTCAAGATGGACACAAAGAACAGCATGATCATCACGTTGACTACTAT gctATTCCCAAATACACTTACGAATACAAAGTAGAGGACCCCCACACCCACGACAACAAGTACCAGCACGAGACCCGCGACCACGACGTCGTCAAGGGAGTGTACAGTCTGCACCAGCCCGATGGTACAGTCAGAATCGTCCACTACACCGCTGACAAGCACAATGG ATTCCAAGCCGACGTGAAATATGAGGGCCACGCTAAACACATTGTACCtgaacatcatcatcatcattag
- the LOC132901911 gene encoding histidine-rich glycoprotein-like yields the protein MCKIVIGIFALAITLAVASSRPQDSHGHGHAYSSQSIVLHTHHPGHEEHPVHLEHEHKPVVLVHQPVHVEKHEEKHDDHQEHHVDYYAIPKYAYEYKVEDPHTHDNKYQHETRDHDVVKGVYSLHQPDGTVRIVHYTADKHNGFQADVKYEGHAKHIVPEHHH from the exons ATGTGTAAGATAGTCATTggg ATCTTCGCCCTCGCTATCACTTTGGCCGTTGCCTCCTCGCGGCCTCAAGACAGTCACGGTCACGGTCACGCTTACTCATCTCAGAGCATCGTGTTGCACACACATCACCCAGGCCACGAGGAACACCCAGTTCATCTTGAACATGAACATAAGCCTGTAGTTCTTGTGCATCAGCCTGTACATGTTGAGAAGCATGAAGAAAAGCATGATGATCATCAGGAACACCATGTGGATTATTAC gcCATCCCTAAATACGCTTACGAATACAAAGTAGAGGACCCCCACACCCACGACAACAAGTACCAGCACGAGACCCGCGACCACGACGTCGTCAAGGGAGTGTACAGTCTGCACCAGCCCGACGGTACAGTCAGAATCGTCCACTACACCGCTGACAAGCACAATGg attCCAAGCTGATGTGAAATACGAAGGCCACGCTAAACACATTGTACCTGAACACCATCATTAG
- the LOC106132012 gene encoding histidine-rich glycoprotein-like gives MYSKVFLLAATLAIVSARPQHGQEHGHAYSSQSIVLHHSQPHEVHHEPAHHDHKQLVLVHQPVHAPEHKHEGHHEEHHVDYYAIPKYVYEYKVEDPHTHDNKYQHETRDHDVVKGEYSLHQPDGRIRIVKYTADKHNGFNAEVHYEGHAQHIVPEHHHHH, from the exons atgtaCTCCAAG GTATTCCTCCTAGCGGCTACTCTTGCCATAGTATCAGCGCGCCCCCAACACGGTCAGGAGCACGGGCACGCGTACTCGTCGCAGAGCATCGTGCTCCACCACAGTCAGCCGCACGAAGTGCACCACGAGCCCGCCCACCACGACCACAAGCAGCTCGTGCTCGTGCACCAGCCCGTGCACGCGCCCGAACACAAGCACGAGGGCCACCATGAAGAACACCATGTAGACTACTAT GCCATACCTAAATACGTTTACGAATACAAAGTAGAGGACCCCCACACCCACGACAACAAGTACCAGCACGAGACCCGCGACCACGACGTCGTCAAGGGAGAGTACAGTCTGCACCAGCCCGACGGCAGGATCAGGATAGTCAAGTACACCGCCGACAAACACAATGG ATTCAACGCCGAAGTCCACTACGAGGGTCACGCTCAACACATCGTGCCAGAACATCATCATCACCACTAA
- the LOC106131980 gene encoding cuticle protein 7-like has protein sequence MYKLVCLFVVIAAASAQHEHGHAFSSQSVVLHQSHGHQEHHAPAHHEAPKHEEHHVDYYAIPKYIYEYKVEDPHTHDNKYQHETRDHDVVKGEYSLHQPDGRIRIVKYTADKHNGFNAEVKYEGHAQHIIPEHHHHH, from the exons ATGTACAAG CTCGTGTGTTTATTTGTCGTCATTGCCGCGGCTTCAGCTCAGCATGAGCATGGCCACGCCTTTTCTTCACAAAGCGTGGTTCTCCATCAGAGTCATGGCCACCAGGAACATCATGCGCCTGCGCATCATGAAGCTCCCAAGCATGAGGAACATCACGTTGACTATTAt gcTATCCCGAAATACATTTACGAATACAAAGTAGAGGACCCCCACACCCACGACAACAAGTACCAGCACGAGACCCGCGACCACGACGTCGTCAAGGGAGAGTACAGTCTGCACCAGCCCGACGGCAGGATCAGGATCGTCAAGTACACCGCCGACAAACATAATGG GTTCAACGCTGAAGTTAAATATGAAGGCCACGCCCAACATATCATCCCAGAACATCACCACCACCACTAA
- the LOC106131998 gene encoding uncharacterized histidine-rich protein DDB_G0274557-like — translation MCSKFQILVLVAALAVASARPQHGHEHGHAYSSQSIVLHHSQPHEVHHEPAHHDHKQLVLVHQPVHAPEHKHEEHHEEHHVDYYAIPKYTYEYKVEDPHTHDNKYQHETRDHDVVKGVYSLHQPDGTVRIVHYTADKHNGFQAEVKYEGHAQHIVPEHHSHH, via the exons ATGTGTTCCAAG tttcagatcTTAGTACTTGTTGCCGCTCTTGCCGTGGCATCAGCTCGCCCCCAACACGGTCACGAGCACGGCCACGCGTACTCCTCGCAGAGCATCGTGCTGCACCACAGTCAGCCGCATGAAGTGCACCACGAGCCCGCCCACCACGACCACAAGCAGCTCGTGCTCGTACACCAGCCAGTGCATGCTCCTGAGCACAAACATGAGGAACATCATGAAGAACACCATGTTGATTATTAT gccATCCCTAAGTACACATATGAATACAAAGTAGAGGACCCCCACACCCACGACAACAAGTACCAGCACGAGACCCGCGACCACGACGTCGTCAAGGGGGTGTACAGTCTGCATCAGCCCGATGGTACAGTCAGAATCGTCCACTACACCGCCGATAAACACAATGG ATTCCAAGCTGAGGTGAAATATGAAGGTCATGCCCAGCATATTGTTCCTGAACACCATAGCCATCATTAA
- the LOC106132030 gene encoding cuticle protein 7-like has protein sequence MAIIILCLVILAIAMVIITMAEHAFSSQHISRHDGHPHPVYYGHHGHGHGHHHFDYYARPKYEFDYKVSDHHTGDHKSQHETRDGDVVKGYYSLHEPDGSERIVHYHSDKHSGFHATVKHSTHHMIPHHHHY, from the exons ATGGCCATCATCATCCTGTGTTTAGTCATTTTGGCCATAGCCATGGTCATCATAACCATGGCCGAG CACGCGTTCTCTTCTCAACATATCTCTCGTCATGATGGTCATCCCCATCCTGTGTATTATGGTCATCATGGACATGGACATGGACATCACCATTTTGATTACTAT GCTCGCCCAAAATACGAGTTCGACTACAAAGTGTCAGACCACCACACCGGCGACCACAAGAGCCAACACGAAACCAGGGACGGTGATGTCGTCAAGGGTTACTACTCCCTGCATGAGCCTGATGGTTCCGAGAGGATTGTCCACTACCACAGCGATAAACATAGCGG GTTTCATGCAACGGTTAAGCACAGTACTCATCACATGATTCCTCACCATCATCATTACTGA
- the LOC106132021 gene encoding histidine-rich glycoprotein-like: MYSKVFIFAAVLAISSARPQHGQEHGHAYSSQSIVLHHSQPHEVHHAPAHHDHKQLVLVHQPVHAPEHKHEEHHAEHHVDYYAIPKYTYEYKVEDPHTHDNKYQHETRDHDVVKGEYSLHQPDGRIRIVKYTADKHNGFNAEVHYEGHAQHIVPEHHHHH; encoded by the exons ATGTACTCCAAG gtatttattttcgcCGCCGTTTTGGCTATATCTTCCGCACGGCCGCAACACGGTCAGGAGCACGGGCACGCGTACTCGTCGCAGAGCATCGTGCTGCACCACAGTCAGCCGCACGAAGTGCACCACGCGCCCGCCCACCACGACCACAAGCAGCTCGTGCTCGTGCACCAGCCCGTGCACGCGCCCGAACACAAGCACGAGGAACATCATGCGGAACACCACGTTGATTATTAT GCCATCCCTAAGTACACTTATGAGTACAAAGTAGAGGACCCCCACACCCACGACAACAAGTACCAGCACGAGACCCGCGACCACGACGTCGTCAAGGGAGAGTACAGTCTGCACCAGCCCGACGGCAGGATCAGAATCGTCAAGTACACCGCCGACAAACACAATGG ATTCAATGCCGAAGTCCACTACGAGGGTCACGCTCAACACATCGTGCCAGAACATCATCATCACCACTAA